In Tachysurus vachellii isolate PV-2020 chromosome 12, HZAU_Pvac_v1, whole genome shotgun sequence, the following are encoded in one genomic region:
- the wasf1 gene encoding actin-binding protein WASF1: MPLVKRSIEPRHLCHTVLPCGIKNELECVTNISLANVIRQLSSLSKYAEDLFGELFNEAHAFSFRVNSLQERVDRLSISVTQLDPKEEELSLQDITMRKAFRSSTIQDQQLFDRESLPIPMQETFNLCEQPPPLNILSPYRDDGKQALKFYTNPSYFFDLWREKMLQDTEDKRKEKRKQKLQDPRLYDQVYKYLDLPGQLKNIDRPAEPEKVPRAPHDRKKEWQKLALGAELAEDDNEDKHKDASNGLASYHDQRQMYMDHLDGSFSLAALPYSQMSELLNRTGERMYGRPHEPPPPPPSHPADIKPASAISSSSGFSDSRPQSPARTPVFLNPNAPPPPPPPLPPPPPPLPSTVSGSSMRSTQPPPIPPLPSQQPLAIPPAPAPLQIAPGVLHPAPPPVAPPLHSSPARLQQDKVLLPGLGDGTVLPPPPPPPPLPHPGARSSPPCQPPGPPPVPSFPVSTPPTHSGHEVKRHPSNLPPISDARSVLLEAIRKGIQLRKVEEQREQEAKHERVGNDVATILSRRIAVEYSDSEDDSEFDEVDWME, translated from the exons GTAAATATGCAGAGGATTTGTTTGGGGAGCTCTTTAATGAAGCACATGCCTTCTCCTTTCGCGTCAACTCCTTGCAGGAGAGAGTGGATCGTCTGTCTATCAGTGTGACACAGCTTGACCCTAAAGAGGAGGagt tatCTCTGCAGGACATCACCATGAGGAAAGCGTTCCGCAGCTCCACCATTCAGGATCAGCAGCTATTTGATCGTGAGTCGTTACCCATCCCGATGCAGGAGACGTTCAACCTCTGTGAACAGCCTCCACCACTCAACATTCTTTCACCCTATAG ggATGACGGGAAGCAGGCTCTGAAGTTCTACACTAACCCGTCCTACTTCTTTGACCTGTGGAGGGAGAAGATGCTGCAGGATACGGAGGACAAGAGGAAGGAAAAACGGAAGCAAAAG TTACAGGATCCTCGCTTGTATGATCAGGTCTATAAGTATTTAGACCTCCCAGGGCAG CTAAAGAACATCGATCGTCCTGCAGAACCAGAGAAAGTACCACGAGCTCCTCATGACCGCAAAAAGGAGTGGCAGAAGCTGGCTTTAGGGGCAGAGCTGGCAGAAGATGACAATGAAGATAAACACAAAGATGCTAGCAATGGCTTGGCATCCTACCATGAccagag GCAAATGTACATGGATCATTTGGATGGTTCGTTCTCTCTGGCTGCTTTGCCGTACTCTCAGATGAGCGAACTGCTCAACCGCACAGGAGAGCGCATGTACGGACGACCTCACGAgcctccaccacctccaccgTCACACCCTGCAGACATCAAGCCTGCCTCCGccatcag cTCCAGTTCGGGTTTCTCCGACAGTCGTCCTCAATCTCCGGCCCGCACTCCTGTGTTCTTGAACCCCAATGCTCCaccccctcctcctccaccacttCCCCCACCCCCTCCTCCTCTCCCATCCACCGTGTCAGGCTCAAGCATGCGCAGTACACAGCCTCCCCCAATCCCGCCATTACCTTCCCAGCAACCCCTTGCTATCCCCCCTGCTCCTGCACCCCTTCAGATTGCCCCTGGTGTATTACACCCTGCCCCTCCTCCTGTGGCTCCACCTCTTCATTCTTCCCCAGCCCGACTACAGCAGGACAAAGTCTTGCTCCCTGGCTTGGGAGATGGCACCGTCTTACCTCCTCCTCCCCCACCTCCTCCTCTGCCCCACCCAGGGGCCAGAAGCTCCCCTCCTTGTCAGCCTCCAGGTCCACCCCCTGTGCCTTCATTCCCAGTTTCAACTCCACCCACTCACTCGGGTCACGAAGTCAAAAGACATCCATCAAACCTGCCGCCAATCAGCGACGCACGCAGTGTCCTATTAGAAGCCATTCGTAAAG gtaTCCAGCTGAGGAAGGTCGAGGAGCAAAGGGAACAGGAGGCTAAGCACGAGCGTGTGGGCAATGACGTAGCCACTATCTTGTCCCGACGCATCGCCGTAGAGTACAGCGACTCTGAAGACGACTCCGAGTTCGATGAGGTCGACTGGATGGAGTGA